From the genome of Hallerella porci, one region includes:
- a CDS encoding bile acid:sodium symporter family protein, which produces MAKLRSILMPLAILLGILLPCAHVLSPLMPFCIGLMMALTFVSKVPPQQHGFTFKIEMRALFAGLFLCGLLLASEKLFGLSRPIVLGCMLICLCPPANAAPVMAKLLGGNPILALKIFLVGSVIACFSIPFIFGYFCPPPAGMEQLDFLGLSKRIFNSIQPIITIPLAIALGLRSFYPEVADKIAKLQKYTMFIWIFNVFVLLSKASYDVRLMGVKKLWDAGDFQLTAIISLVLCVLLFFLGWLCERKSHPIEGSQSMGQKNTMLIIWVAQLYAGPVAALCPTFYVVWQNLVLSWMSRSRRSNKNPTLQKNEA; this is translated from the coding sequence CATTTTGATGCCGCTGGCGATTCTTTTGGGCATTTTACTGCCTTGTGCACATGTGCTTTCTCCGCTGATGCCTTTTTGCATCGGCCTTATGATGGCGCTTACTTTTGTGTCGAAAGTGCCACCGCAGCAGCACGGATTTACGTTTAAAATTGAAATGCGAGCGCTCTTTGCGGGGCTTTTTCTCTGCGGGCTTTTATTAGCTTCCGAAAAACTTTTTGGACTTTCGCGGCCGATTGTTCTCGGCTGCATGCTCATTTGCCTTTGCCCGCCAGCGAATGCGGCTCCGGTGATGGCGAAACTTCTCGGTGGAAATCCGATTTTAGCGCTTAAAATTTTCCTTGTCGGAAGCGTCATCGCTTGCTTTTCGATTCCATTTATTTTCGGCTATTTTTGTCCACCGCCTGCGGGAATGGAACAGCTTGATTTTTTAGGCCTTTCCAAGAGAATTTTTAATTCGATTCAACCGATTATTACAATTCCTTTGGCGATTGCGCTCGGCCTTCGCAGTTTTTATCCCGAAGTCGCTGATAAAATTGCGAAACTACAGAAATACACGATGTTCATTTGGATTTTCAACGTTTTCGTTTTGCTTTCGAAGGCGAGTTACGATGTCCGTTTAATGGGCGTCAAAAAATTGTGGGACGCTGGAGATTTTCAACTGACCGCAATTATTTCTCTTGTACTTTGCGTTCTTCTCTTTTTCTTAGGCTGGCTTTGTGAACGGAAATCGCATCCGATTGAAGGTTCGCAGAGTATGGGACAAAAGAATACGATGCTTATCATTTGGGTGGCGCAGCTTTACGCGGGCCCCGTCGCTGCTCTTTGTCCGACATTTTATGTCGTATGGCAAAATCTCGTTCTGAGTTGGATGAGTCGTTCTCGTCGCAGTAATAAAAATCCAACACTGCAAAAAAACGAAGCATAA
- a CDS encoding Hsp20/alpha crystallin family protein: MFTKKMIPANFFGLNDWFDTLNEDVKACDSYVPRATVSEKGGIYTLEVELPGVKKSDIDVDIEGDTLTIKATRKSATSEMKYERSFKLSEDLNAENADAFLEDGILTFKFVKKQSAQAHKLVIK, from the coding sequence ATGTTTACGAAAAAAATGATTCCGGCAAATTTCTTTGGATTGAATGATTGGTTTGACACATTGAATGAAGATGTGAAGGCTTGCGATTCTTATGTTCCACGCGCAACCGTTTCGGAAAAAGGTGGAATTTACACTTTGGAAGTTGAACTCCCCGGTGTAAAGAAGAGCGATATTGACGTGGACATCGAAGGCGATACTCTTACCATTAAAGCAACGCGTAAGAGCGCAACTTCCGAAATGAAATACGAACGCTCGTTCAAGCTTTCCGAAGATTTGAATGCAGAAAATGCAGACGCTTTCTTGGAAGATGGCATTCTCACATTCAAATTCGTCAAGAAGCAGAGCGCACAAGCCCACAAATTGGTCATCAAATAA
- a CDS encoding Hsp20/alpha crystallin family protein has protein sequence MYNTQMIPTHFFGLDNFFDALDGNGKACMPRAAVVEKDGAYTLEIDLPGVRKEDVEVDVEGDTLAVKASRKTATSQVTYERTFKLAEDLDPSSAEASFENGVLSFKLSKKQAAEKRKIMIK, from the coding sequence ATGTACAACACTCAAATGATTCCGACTCACTTCTTTGGATTAGATAATTTCTTTGACGCCCTCGATGGCAACGGAAAAGCTTGCATGCCGCGCGCTGCTGTCGTCGAAAAAGATGGCGCTTACACTTTGGAAATTGATCTTCCGGGCGTAAGGAAAGAAGATGTAGAAGTCGATGTCGAAGGCGATACTCTCGCAGTCAAGGCTTCTCGTAAGACCGCCACATCTCAGGTGACATACGAACGCACATTCAAACTCGCCGAAGATTTGGATCCGTCTTCTGCCGAAGCGTCTTTTGAAAACGGCGTTTTGAGCTTTAAGCTTTCGAAGAAGCAAGCGGCTGAAAAACGCAAAATCATGATTAAATAA